CCAGAGCGGGCCGGTGAAACGCCTGTCGCAGTCGCGCGCCATCGCGCTCGACATGGAATCGGCGACGATCGCCGCCAACGGCTTCCGCTTCCGCGTGCCCTACGGCACGCTTCTCTGCGTTTCGGACCGGCCTCTGCACGGCGAACTGAAACTGCCCGGCATGGCCACTGCCTTCTACACCACCCAGGTGCGCCAGCATCTCCATATCGGCATCAAGGCGGTGCAGAAACTCGCCGCCATGCCGCCGGAACGGCTGCATTCACGCAAATTGAGAAGCTTCTACGAGACGGCCTTCCAGTAAGGCCCTCAGGCTGCTGATAAAGCCATCCTTTTTACGGACGTCATCCTCGGGCTTGACCCGAGGATCTAACCACGGTTCTGCACGGGCGGTATTCGTATTACGCAAAATATTGTATTTAAAGAAATTTTCCCTTCGAAACACTTGTCGCGGTGATGCGTGTTTAGATGCTCGGGACAGGCCCGAGCCTGACGAATGAGGGTGACGCGCGTTTTGTCAACAAACTGACGGCCTTCCAGTAAGGTCGTCACACTAGGCGGCTGTTGGCCGGCACGATCACCGGCAGCGAGCGCGGGTGCTGCTCGAGTACGGCATGGCGCACTTCCTCGATCGGGTCGCCGTCAAACGACTGGTCGATGCCCTTTGAATGGAAATCGAGCGTCAGCTTTTCCGTCTCGATCACGGTGGTGTTCTCGCTGTCCTCGATCCGCCCGGAGAAATAGTCGAGGGCGAAGCCGAGCACCGAATCAAACTCCTCTGCCTTCAGCAGATAAAAGGCGAGCTTTCCGCCCTGGGGCCGGTCGGTGAACAGGCTGGCATTGCCGTGAATACGGTTGTTGGCGACGCCGACAAGGGCGAATTTCCCCTCACCGCTCGCCTCGGCGCATTCATAGCTGAGACTGATTTCCGGTATCGCGCGCAGCGTATCGATCCAGGCGCGCGTGCTGGCGGAAATCTTGCCGAACCGCGAATCGTAGTCGAGTTGTTCGCGATTGCGGATCATTGTCGCGTGAAGACCGGCGGAGAACTGATGAATGAACGGCCTGCCATTCATCGTCGGCACGTCCACATGGGCAGGCTTGCCGCCGGCCAGCATCATCAAGGCCTCCTCGATATCGAGCGGCAGGCCGAGGCTGCGGGCAAAGAGGTTCATGGTGCCGGCCGGCACGACGCCGAGAAGCTTGTCCGTGCCGTACATGGCGCCGGCCGCAAGCGAGATCGTTCCGTCGCCGCCGCCGACGATCATGCCGTCGAAGCCTTCGGCATCGACCGTCTTGTGGATCACATCGGCAATTTCGCCGCCACCGACCACCGCGCATTCGAACTCATGCCCGGCATCGCGGAAGATATTGGCGGCAAGGCCCGAGAATGCGTCCATGTCGGTGGTCTTGAACGTACCGCCGTCGCGGTTGAAAATACCTTTCAGACGCATTGCTTGTCCTTGAGACTGTTGACTGGCCAGAAACGGATCAAGGCGGCCGCCGGTTCCGCCCGCCCGGGAACGGTCACATATTCGGGTAAACCGGTCCTTCGCCGCCCTGCGGCGGGACCCAGGTGATGTTCTGGTTCGGGTCCTTGATGTCGCAGGTCTTGCAGTGCACGCAGTTCTGGGCGTTGATCACGAATTTTTCCGTGCCGTCCTCCTCGACCCATTCATAAACGCCGGCCGGACAGTAGCGGCCGGAAGGACCCGCATAGATCTCGTACTCGGAACGCTTCTGCAGCGCCATATCCTTGACCTTCAGATGGACCGGCTGGTCCTCCTCGTGATTGGTGTTGGACAGGAACACCGAGGACAGACGGTCGAAGGTCAGGACGCCATCGGGTTTCGGATAGTCGATCGGCTTGTGCTTGGCTGCCGGCTCCAGCGACGCGGCGTCGGTCTTGCCGTGCTTCATCGTGCCGAAAAAGGAGAAGCCGAACAGCGTGTTGGTCCACATGTCGAGACCGCCGAGCGCGATGCCGGCATAGGTCCCGAGCTTCGACCACAGCGGCTTGACGTTGCGGACCTTCTTCAGGTCACGGCCAATGGCGCCGTCGCGCCAGTCCGCCTCGATCTCGGCGATCTCGTCGTGTTCGCGGCCCGCGGCAAGCGCATCCGCCACGCGTTCGGCGGCGAGCATGCCGGAGAGCACCGCATTGTGAGACCCCTTGATGCGC
This window of the Martelella lutilitoris genome carries:
- a CDS encoding diacylglycerol/lipid kinase family protein, with translation MRLKGIFNRDGGTFKTTDMDAFSGLAANIFRDAGHEFECAVVGGGEIADVIHKTVDAEGFDGMIVGGGDGTISLAAGAMYGTDKLLGVVPAGTMNLFARSLGLPLDIEEALMMLAGGKPAHVDVPTMNGRPFIHQFSAGLHATMIRNREQLDYDSRFGKISASTRAWIDTLRAIPEISLSYECAEASGEGKFALVGVANNRIHGNASLFTDRPQGGKLAFYLLKAEEFDSVLGFALDYFSGRIEDSENTTVIETEKLTLDFHSKGIDQSFDGDPIEEVRHAVLEQHPRSLPVIVPANSRLV